The window CTCTACACAcatcaacacaaaaacacatcaaaaataccatatacttgaggccaaatcattaatttaagtcgaaacgaaggcattgcaagtggatataaaatccacttatcacacccccaaacttaaactgatgcttgtcctcaagcatagacacacacacaaatactactaatgcaatgcatgaatgcaactaaatgcctacatctatggaatcatgaagtgtaatccttgtAAACTTATAATCCTcaaaatatgcaacattctcggcattcatctctttcacacattagccatgttctcttccactacaagtgtgaagtgcatcgtgtgtgctagcatgctctctagcgAAACAAgacaaagactatcaaacttcaacagagtcctcaaCATGAGCCGTTAATAAGAACAAGggttaaacacttctttactaaagagtcaactacagTTTAGAGTCACTAAAGAAATCCTatgcctcttttttttttttttcttcttctttttcttgctaagtctaaggttgggacgctccgcagtgtaagtgagtcacgaccgccattcgacttcgcttattctcttttttttttaaatcaagtatttctccagtaatcaagggttgtgaaaagtcaccaagaattttcttattctaatacatttgcacttaataccagcacaagtacatggatcgtccctttcacatgacattgcattctacccattgatctcaaaggagtacttgataatttttattctttttttttcttttttttttagaaagacatattcatcccttaactcccccaaacttaagatttacaaactctatgttcaaaaagggaataatccaaattctacgcccgactcaacacaaggactcaagaaataagttagtctaagtcttatctctagagcatagtgtaattacaatttccacacaagcaGTTTTCAGGCACAAGGCATCACATATAATCAAGACtgctagccaagaaattatgcacataaacttatcataggacatcaacttgggaaacaacttcaagattcatgcaaatgcaactatgtgaatatatgaactactaacacatactaaacacaagcatatatataaaaaatgaaaacgaACTAATATGCAAATATTATGAGATAAtatgctaaactatatgcaacatgcaacatatatgaacacacactactactagtccttagattaccacccccaaacttaaaatattcaatgtcctcattgaaggtgataaaaaggatcgaatgtacctagaagtcgggaggatcaccctcctcgggtggaggatcaggtggtgaatataccatgccatctccaaacactggccaatcaacctcCACACCAATAgctcgaaaagcactcccaagagtttgagtcaaatcctttgcaaaacggcggtgaatgtcatgcatgtcatctatgcgccgtgacaaccttctaaactgcacatcacttaagagatctggtggtagtttgagttcgattatgggagcttcttcaatagatggtttaagatgctcctgaaaattTCTAAGCTCTTCTACTCCTTCATCTTCGAAATCAGAAACCCTTGTTAAGACGCTCTCTAAGGTACATGGCCTTGGCTTTTCCTCCATCTTAGACTTTTCAACAGCTTCTAGtggctccaccttaaagcattcttcttcgtcggttggaaatttcattgcgttgaacaccttaaaagtgactctctgatcttgaactctcattgtaagctcCCCTTTTTGCACATCGATTAAAGTTTGACCTGTAGCTAAGAAcggccttcccaagataatgggaatcttcttatcctCCTCGAAGTCTAGAATGACAAAGTCAGTAGGGAAAATGAGCTTATCGACCTTAACCAAGACGTCTTCCACTATACCTCTCGGGTatgtgatggaccgatcagccagttgtaagtgcatgtttgtaggtttcggctccggcagaccaagtttcttgaagacagacAACGGCGTCAGATTGATactagctcccaagtcacacaAACACTTGTCGAAAGATAACTTGCCAATAGTACATGGTATTGTGAAACTTCCGGGATCTTTAAGTTTCGGAGGCAATTTCTGCTGTAACACCGCACTGCACTCCTCGGTCAACGCCACAGTCTCCAACTCCTCAAGTTTAAGTttccgagatagaatacctttcataaatttagcataactcggcatttgttctagagcctccgcaaaaggtatgttgatttgtaatttcttgaaaacctctagaaatttagcgaattgtttgtcgagcttatgcttctgaagtctcttcggaaatGGGGGAGGTGGATACACTTGCTTGACCCCAACATCAGCTTTTGGACTAGACTTCTCGGCTgattccttgcttgcttcctcgcTGATTTCATTCTTATtagcttcaacaacagtttttccactattagactcagatgagagcacgggtgtttcaacctgttgatcactctcttccttgtttcgctctgttgctgattcattatccttcgtaacctttccggacctcaaggtgatagcttgtacctgttccttcaccTCTTTCCtacccggattggcctcagtatcactaggaagagttccttgtggtctattaatcaacgcattagcaatttgcccaatctgattctccaaagtcttgattgacaccgatTGGCTTTTAACCATAAGtcttaattcttccaattctgatctttcgttggaagactgtccagccaccccatgattttgttgctggaatccagggTGTTGGAATTGCTGCCTCGGTGCAaattgttgttgaaaaccagaagggttgaaaggtccagctccttgctgctgaaactgttgctgcgGTTGTTGCATGAAATTTTGattgttgctccagctgaaattcggatgattccggtTATTAGGATGATAAGTGGCTGGTGCTGGCTGTTGAGACCTCTggaagttgctcacaaactgagcggatacgctagatatagcacactgatccgAAGAATGTGCACCCGCACAAAGCTCGCAAACATTAGGTGGTGGTTGAACTCCCAAGTTAGCTAAGGAATCtatcttcatagtaagagccttaattTGAGCAGTCAaggctgtagtagcatcaacatctagaACACCTGCTGCCTTgacctgatgaagacgctgattaggattctgatattcattcgcggCCATCATCTCAATCAACTCATAAGCttcatcatagctcttagcccatagagctccacctgatgctgcatcgagcattggtctcgattgaggtcccaagccattatagaagcaattaatcaccatccaatcaggcatcccatgatgtgggcattttcgaagcatctccttgtagcgttcccaagcttcacttaaagtttcaccagacagctgagagaattgagtgatagcattcctgattgcagctgttttggccatagggaagaacttagtaagaaatttttgagccagatcctcccatgtcgtaatagatcctgcaggaagagaatgcaaccatcctttagctttatccctcagagagaATGGGAACAACCTCAACTTGATGGCATCgtcagtaacaccattgaacttgaaagtgtcgcagatctcaatgaag of the Daucus carota subsp. sativus chromosome 4, DH1 v3.0, whole genome shotgun sequence genome contains:
- the LOC135152046 gene encoding uncharacterized protein LOC135152046 gives rise to the protein MLDAASGGALWAKSYDEAYELIEMMAANEYQNPNQRLHQVKAAGVLDVDATTALTAQIKALTMKIDSLANLGVQPPPNVCELCAGAHSSDQCAISSVSAQFVSNFQRSQQPAPATYHPNNRNHPNFSWSNNQNFMQQPQQQFQQQGAGPFNPSGFQQQFAPRQQFQHPGFQQQNHGVAGQSSNERSELEELRLMVKSQSVSIKTLENQIGQIANALINRPQGTLPSDTEANPGRKEVKEQVETPVLSSESNSGKTVVEANKNEISEEASKESAEKSSPKADVGVKQVYPPPPFPKRLQKHKLDKQFAKFLEELETVALTEECSAVLQQKLPPKLKDPGSFTIPCTIGKLSFDKCLCDLGASINLTPLSVFKKLGLPEPKPTNMHLQLADRSITYPRGIVEDVLVKVDKLIFPTDFVILDFEEDKKIPIILGRPFLATGQTLIDVQKGELTMRVQDQRVTFKVFNAMKFPTDEEECFKVEPLEAVEKSKMEEKPRPYDMHDIHRRFAKDLTQTLGSAFRAIGVEVDWPVFGDGMVYSPPDPPPEEENLDGGRMDFSRLIR